The proteins below are encoded in one region of Streptomyces sp. NBC_00490:
- a CDS encoding MarR family winged helix-turn-helix transcriptional regulator — MTAEAPAPATLAEIERVLSRVAYLAGRSRRHERLMAMAGVPLDRAAVAILRHIAESEPLRPGVLAVRLSVEASHVTRQLRQLERGGYVIRIADPEDRRAQRVQLTDTGLAAVGRIREVGRRYLEQALGDWSEDDLRQLARLFRRLVDDFTDHAEDPVGPPLSA; from the coding sequence ATGACCGCAGAAGCGCCGGCCCCGGCGACCCTGGCCGAGATAGAGCGAGTGCTCAGCCGGGTCGCCTACCTGGCCGGGCGGAGTCGACGGCACGAGCGCCTCATGGCGATGGCCGGGGTCCCGCTCGACCGCGCGGCCGTGGCGATTCTGCGGCACATCGCGGAGAGCGAGCCGCTGCGTCCCGGGGTGCTGGCGGTCCGGCTCTCCGTGGAGGCCTCCCATGTCACCCGCCAGCTACGGCAGTTGGAGCGGGGCGGCTATGTGATCCGGATCGCGGACCCGGAGGACCGCCGGGCCCAGCGCGTCCAGCTCACCGACACGGGTCTGGCCGCGGTCGGCCGGATCCGCGAGGTCGGCCGCCGCTACCTCGAACAGGCCCTGGGCGACTGGTCCGAGGACGACCTGCGACAACTGGCCCGCCTCTTCCGCCGACTCGTCGACGACTTCACCGACCATGCCGAGGACCCTGTCGGCCCGCCGCTCTCCGCCTGA